From the genome of Oxyura jamaicensis isolate SHBP4307 breed ruddy duck chromosome 2, BPBGC_Ojam_1.0, whole genome shotgun sequence, one region includes:
- the NDUFS6 gene encoding NADH dehydrogenase [ubiquinone] iron-sulfur protein 6, mitochondrial → MAAPGATFRRLLLLPLRRPSLPAASRRHYGLRAAGTGELVTHTGQVYEEKDYRKVRFVGRQKEVNKNFAIDLIAEQPVSEVESRVISCDGGGGALGHPKVYINLDKDTKTGTCGYCGLQFKQKHH, encoded by the exons ATGGCGGCGCCCGGGGCGACCTTCCgccgcctgctgctgctgccgctgcgcCGCCCGTCCCTGCCCGCCGCGTCCCGGCGGCACTACGGGCTGCGGGCGGCCGGTACTGGCGAGCTGGTGACACACACGGGGCAG gtatatgaagaaaaagattacAGGAAAGTTAGATTTGTTGGACGACAAAAAGAG gtGAACAAGAATTTTGCAATTGATTTAATAGCAGAGCAGCCTGTGAGTGAAGTTGAAAGCAGAGTGATATCATGCgatggtggtggtggagctTTGGGACATCCTAAAGTATACATAAACTTG gACAAAGATACGAAGACTGGAACATGTGGCTACTGTGGACTtcaatttaaacagaaacatcacTGA